AGGGACTATGAAATCATTGTCGTTGATGACGGTTCTACAGACAACAGCCTGGAAATTATAAATTCCACTTTGAAGGACTGTGGAGTTAAGTACAAGGTAATACATCAGGATAATGCCGGTGTTAGTGTTGCAAGAAATCATGGAATAGATATTTCAGAAGGAGAATATCTGGTATTTGTCGACGGTGATGATTATATTTTGGAAAACCATTTGTCTGAATTATATGTAGAGGGCTATGACTTCAATATGATTCAGTTTGCAAAGCAGCATGATGATGAGATTTCCCCCAATCCTAATAATTTTAATTTCGATACCATTTCTACTGATGAATTTATTAGAAAAGAACTGAACATGGAAATTTTGTTTAATTTTTTCCAGCTGGCCTACAGGACGGAAATTATTAAGAATTTTGATATCAGATTCACTCCGGGTGTTGTTTATGGTGAAGATACTGAATTTGCACTTAAAGCTTTAATACATGGCGACAGAATACATGTCAGTAAGGAAATCACATATTATTATGTCCAACGCTATGATTCGGCAATCAGAACAACTGAGTATAGACGTTTTGATATAGTTCCAATTTTTGAAAACCTTGCTAATTATTATAGGATTAACGGAAAAAACAGTCTGGCAAATTCAATAATTTATACTAGAATTCCAAAGGCAATATTTGGTAATATGAACTATTTCTTTTATAGCTGCTATGGTTTTGATGAAGTAATGTATGTAATGGAAAAAAAGGATCTGTTTTCAAAATTAGCCAGATTTAGAGGGGATTTAAAATTCAAGACAAAAGTAAACCTATTTTTATTAAATCCGAAATTATATTATAAATTGTGGTTTAAATTTAAAAATT
This portion of the uncultured Methanobrevibacter sp. genome encodes:
- a CDS encoding glycosyltransferase family A protein; translated protein: MNDIKISVIIPVYNCGRYIGNTLKSVINQNFRDYEIIVVDDGSTDNSLEIINSTLKDCGVKYKVIHQDNAGVSVARNHGIDISEGEYLVFVDGDDYILENHLSELYVEGYDFNMIQFAKQHDDEISPNPNNFNFDTISTDEFIRKELNMEILFNFFQLAYRTEIIKNFDIRFTPGVVYGEDTEFALKALIHGDRIHVSKEITYYYVQRYDSAIRTTEYRRFDIVPIFENLANYYRINGKNSLANSIIYTRIPKAIFGNMNYFFYSCYGFDEVMYVMEKKDLFSKLARFRGDLKFKTKVNLFLLNPKLYYKLWFKFKNSID